The following DNA comes from Anopheles arabiensis isolate DONGOLA chromosome 3, AaraD3, whole genome shotgun sequence.
CGCCAGGGGAAACCCGAGAAtggattgaattgaattgattgcGCAAATTCTTGTAGGAATTATAACATGGTGATTGTATTCCAATTGTACAGAGCAATGAAGCTGTGTTTAGTAAGCGAATCGTATTGTCCTACTTACAGTTGGAAGTTTTCGGTCACAATCGTGTTTGATTTTCCggggttttcaatttttttcttcttgttttcatattttctttatttgcACCTTTCGCCGGAATGTTTTTCCCCTTTAACATACATTCGACCACTCTGTTACAATGTCCCGTTGGCAGATGATCACAATGGCGATTCTCGTGGCACGGTGCGTCTATCGTGTTCGTTTGTGTAGTTTTTCTCTATTATCATCGTGTAGTGTTTCGTAGAAAGGAAATAATTGTGCAAAGGAAACGCTTGAAATCTCCTAGATGCAGAGGGTGGTGGGGGGGGCTAGAATATGGATTATAAGgatacacaaaaaagaactGTCCATCGGGCCAGTCGAAgcggaaggaaaggaaagggttCAGCTAAGATGTAAGAGGAACAAACAAGCAAGGTGGAAGAAGATAGTACCACAATGAATAAAGCAAAAGAACaataaccacacacacacacacccactcatAAGAAAACcgggaaaagagaaagaataaggcgaaaatacacacacacacacacaaggaagAGGCAAATGGTAGCACGTTTGAAAAGAAATTGAAGCAACGGTCCTCAAGAATCACACCCAAATCTCCAATATTTAAGCAGATTATGCAAcacaagaaaagaagaaaaaaaacttcattaaACAACCATATTAAGACCACCATGCCACCTCTCCCACCCTCTCCTCCATCTTCTATCATCGTATCAACACTTGTGTGTTTCGGGAGATGAAAACGGCTTGTCTGGCAGCGGCGGCGCTAATAAGCCGCCACGGATCCctgcaactgtgtgtgtgtgtgtgtgtgtctctgtgtagGGTTaggtaataatatttttaatccattttAGTTTATCCTTGATGAGCGCGAGTAGCGCGCGCCACAACACGCAAAACAGCAAGGGGGAAAACTATAGAAGGAAAATACaggggagaagaagaaaacgaggggaagaaaaaagataCTGAAAAACCGCATCTTTTTCACGATAAATATTTAtctgtttttgttattcattttTGCTCGCGCGCGTATGGAGGGTCAGGGGTGTTAAAATTAGTTCCATTTAAAAGAAAAGACCCCTCCCTCCTCTTCCACCAGTTTCAATGCCTCATAATCCATCTCCAGCGCAGGCACAGCTGTGTGTTTCAAACACTGATTTGCAACCTTTCCGAGGCACGAGTGGAAGGGTTGGCCGCATCCCCTACTTCTTCTATTACTAATACAACATCTAACTTAGggcattttttaaaacaaatattggaaaggaaatatcaatttctatttttctgtcattttgtttccttcattTACACCTCCCCCACTGACACGAATGTCCAATAActaggagaagaaaaacaaacaaatggcatttgcaattttgtgtgagagcagcagcaaatggaaGGCGAGAGGAAGGAAGGAGCAGGCAGTGTAATTGAGCAGGAAGAGCAACGGCGGAACACGCGGGAGAGGGAATGTGCGCGAAGACACTATTTGGTTCGTGCGCGCCCTCCCTCTTGGCAAGGGAGGGAAatcattattataataataaagaaacaacaaaacaaaacaaaaatttaaagcaactgCATTATTAGCGAACAAACTaaagcagcaacaataaaaaaaaaacaacggaagaaagagaaagagtaaCAACAAGGAGTGggtaaacaaaatacaaagagaaacagaaaaaaaaaacaaacaattcatacaCAAACAACCAAGAAGAAACAGGCAACAGACAGAGCAGCGCAACAAGTAAAACCTCCAAAATTTCTTTCTCacagtaaaaaacaaacaaacagcaaacagctaAAAATGAGAAAACATTCAATAAAAAGCGAGCACTACTATAAACACACAACAGCCTACTGAGATGACCACGTGGCGTCCGTCGCGCAATACACGTTTTAAACTCCGGTCGCCATGGTGCGATGGCTGGCGATCGATTGTGACCAGTTTTGCCGTCGGGAAGCAGAGTGCCGCTGCatgaaacaagaagaaaagaaaaagaaatccaatgcatacaacacacagacacacaatctGATAAACggaatatatataaaaattattatatatatataaatacatgTAGACGAATCTAttgattaataataattattaattaacaGATCGATCGAACACAAGAACAAAAAGGGGCGAAAATaacatagcagcagcagcagtggaatGTGAATGGGGACGAGTAGTAAGAATTAATTGGAAAGAGAATGAAAGTAGTAGCGAACACTtacacaagcagcagcagcagcagcagcgcggaAGCGAAGAAATgcaaatttaaaagaaaaccacGTGGCGGCAGCACACCACGGGCCGCATGGGTGTGAGGATAGCGgcgtcgtgtgcgtgtgtgtgtatgtcctCCTCCTTCGTTGGAggtaattgaaataaaaattgaaacaaaaaatcgaacTTTGTGATTACattgttttgtgtggttttgtgtattAACTTGATCGTATTattgtgttttaaattttgtatcatttattttattttatttaatttctttttatgATTTATCATATCAcaggatttttttattattttgcaaacaCTTCTCAATCCTTTTCACGATTTATTAATTGTTTCTCAATGTGTCGGTAATCAAACGAGTATGGGAAACAACACGAAACTGGCTTACAACACagcataacaaaaatattttattcttcCTTTCGCTGGAATATACAATCACAAGTAGCACAAGTTCTGTTTCAGCACAGTCGACCGGGTagggaaataaaaaacaacaaacgcgaaattacgatttaaaaaaaaaaagcgactAACAATCACAAAATGCCGTGCCGGTGGTAGCCGAGGTGATCGCGTGCGCGTTATTAAGAGCTTGCAATGTGACGTTGTGTGCACCTAATTCTAttcgttaaaattaaaaataaacaacagctAAAAGGCCCTTGGTCAAGAGGAATGTGACTTTAAACGTTTCCATCCGCTCTAGCTTTCTAATAAGCCTTTTTCCTTTCGTGTGTCATGATGAGGCGCCGAAACTAAAGAGAGAGCCAACTATGCAAACTCCCCACTAAAAGCACCGATGCGCTTCATTTAGCTTCAGATAAGCGTAAtttccaaaacacaaaacgttCTCCCTCCAAGCGCTTCTGCCCTTAGCTGCCGGACGATGGTTCCCCAGCGTCCGGTTCGATCTCCTTCGGGATCTGGCCAATCTCCACGATCGGGTTCACCTTCGAGCGGTGCCGGCGCCGACTGCGCCCACTCTTGAACAGTATCGACTCGTCGTACTTCAGCTCGTTCAGCGTGTCGAACAGCTCCAGCTTCCGCATGTGTCCCTCGATGAGTCGCGCATCGTCACCGCCGGCCCCACCGCCGTCCAGCTCGACCCGCTCGTCACCGGGCAGCGAGCTGCCGGGTGACTCACCGTTCCGCACAACCATCTCGGCCGGCGTCTCCTCCTCGCAGCACTCGTCCGCCTGCACGATCTGCGACTCCGCGCTAACGAACAGCTCCAAGTTCTTCAGCACAATCGTCGACTGGCTGCTGTCCGGCAGGGTGCCGATCCGCACCACCGACCGGGCACTCTCCAGTATGAGTATTTCGTTCCGATCGACCGCCACGTCCAGGATGTGGCGGAGCCGGGTCAGCGATCCGACCACCGCCATCCGTTCGAGATCGAGCACGAACAGCGCCCCATTCGCGACCGACACCATCCGCTTGCCCTCGAACGGGTACAGCTTGCCGAAGGTGGTCGGTATGCGGATCGGGTTGCGGCTCGGATTCAGCAGCCCGATCTCGGCGCATGGCGCCCGCATCAGCTCCTTGAAGATGAGCGTCTGCGCCACGTTGCCCCCGTCGTCGGCCAGCCACAGCCGAAAGCCGGACCGCGTCGACACGATCTGCTGCCTGCCGTGCACCGTGGCAAACACCGCCCCGAACGGTGCCAGCATCTTCCGATCCTTCTTGCCGACCTGGGCCACCCGCCACCGCTGGCCACCGTGCCCATCCTcgtcctgctcctcctccggGCTGCAGATGACCGTGCGGAACGAGCTCGACACGAGCAGCTTGCCCCGGTGCAGATCCATCTGCACGATTTCGTACCGCTCGTTGATGATTTCGCGCGACTGGCACGTCTTGGTGGCGTACCCGATCTCCGTCAGCACGACCGCACCGCCCGCATCGCCGGAGAACAGGCGCATCCCGTTCTTGGACCACACCAGCTCACAGACGGCGGCCCGATGCAGCCCCCGCACCGTGTACCGCTCGATCGGTTTCgccttcagcagcagctcggcacAGACGTCGGGCGGTGGCGTTTTCGGGATCTGGAATATGTTCACCTGCCCGGCACGGCAACCGGCCGCCACCATGAACTCGACGGTCGAGGCGATCCGCACGCAGGTGAGCTCCTGCGAGCCGCTGTCCGTTGCTAGCCGCTCGATCGCACCGCTCTTCCGGTCGTACCAAAACACCAGCCCCACGTTCGTGCCGAGGGCAATGAACTCCTCCACCAGGTCGACGCACGTGATGGACACGTCGTGAAAGAGCAGACCGCGCTGGACGGAGGACGGGATCCTGTTGACCAGGTCCACCAGCGGGGACCATTCCCGCAGGGTGTTCATCGTGTTCAGCACACCCAACACCAACGGAAGGTTTGCGTCGCTTTGCTTCACTTGTGGACCATTGCTGGTGGCGCTGCCGGGAGCGCTTTCACAATCTCCTCTTCGACGGGGTGCTGGACTGTCTGGCCAGAAAGGGAGAGTCACGATAAGGAATTATTAATTGAATTTCCGGCCGTCGTTCGATTATTTGGAGAAACAGGGAAAACAAGACTTGCGCGTACTCGGTGTTTTGATGTTTATCTTTCCTACGGAGCTGTCGTTTGGCAAGCCTTGGCCAAATGAAGCGAAAAGTAAGTTTGAAAGAAACAAATTGTCAGCATAAAAATGGTGCTAAAACGTGAGCGCATTTTGGACCAGCAGAGCAAACCACTGTGAACTGTCAGTTTGAATTTTGACAGCTCTGTTTATGTTTTCCCTACCGCATGTGATTCCGAAGCCGCTTCAAAACATTGCGTGTTTTTCGTACAGTCGTGCACGTTTTCCACTCCTTGCAGAAAAGTGTACTAATCCTCGTCCCGTTTTAGGCCATCCTCCCCAGTAATGGCCGAACTCAAAAAAGAAGCCGCCGAAGGCTCATCCACCGCACCACCAGCGGCCGAGCGGGGCAAAAATCACTACAAAAACCGTGCCAAAAAGCAGAAGCGAAACAAGTTCCTGAAGAACGCGAAAAGCTTCGGCAAGCGGGAAAGCTTCGGCCGCGGGGCCGAGCTGGAGCAGACCGAGTACAACTATCTGGTCGCGATACTCGAAACCATGACCAAGGAAAAGGACACCGAGGAGCGGCAGCTGATAGCGAACAATGTGCTCGGCCAGCTGAAGGGCAAGGAGATACGGACCGCCTCGAATCAGGTGGGCAGCCGCATCATGGAGGATCTGCTCGCCTACACCGATGAGGAAACGTTCGCCGGGCTGCTGGAAACGTTCGCGCAAAACTTTCGCGTCTTTTGCTGTGACAAGTTTGCGTCCCACGTGCTGCAGCGCACGCTGTACGTTGCGCTGCTGCGAGCGGTTGCGCCACTGCAGACCGATCAGCAGGGGGAGGAGGATGGAGAGGGGGAAGAACAGAATGCAAAAAAGCAGAAAGTGGGTGGCGCGGCGGAACGGGGCGATCGAAGCGTTTGGCCGTGCTACGAGTACTGCTTGAAGGAACAGTACGCGGACGAGCATCGGCAAACGTG
Coding sequences within:
- the LOC120903428 gene encoding WD repeat-containing protein CG11141 encodes the protein MNTLREWSPLVDLVNRIPSSVQRGLLFHDVSITCVDLVEEFIALGTNVGLVFWYDRKSGAIERLATDSGSQELTCVRIASTVEFMVAAGCRAGQVNIFQIPKTPPPDVCAELLLKAKPIERYTVRGLHRAAVCELVWSKNGMRLFSGDAGGAVVLTEIGYATKTCQSREIINERYEIVQMDLHRGKLLVSSSFRTVICSPEEEQDEDGHGGQRWRVAQVGKKDRKMLAPFGAVFATVHGRQQIVSTRSGFRLWLADDGGNVAQTLIFKELMRAPCAEIGLLNPSRNPIRIPTTFGKLYPFEGKRMVSVANGALFVLDLERMAVVGSLTRLRHILDVAVDRNEILILESARSVVRIGTLPDSSQSTIVLKNLELFVSAESQIVQADECCEEETPAEMVVRNGESPGSSLPGDERVELDGGGAGGDDARLIEGHMRKLELFDTLNELKYDESILFKSGRSRRRHRSKVNPIVEIGQIPKEIEPDAGEPSSGS